From the Archangium lipolyticum genome, the window GTCTTCCATCCGAACGGAATCGGTTGCCGGCCCGTTCTCGACGCGAAGGGCGCCGAGCTGAAGACGGTGGTACAGCTCGTCGTCCGGGAGGAAGTGGGTGTAGGAGTGGAGGGGCTCACTGCGGAGCGGTGTGCACGCTGTGGCCGCGTGAAGTTCCTCCCTGTGACACGAGGTGCCTTTCCTCCACCCGCGAATGAGCCTTCAGTCCGGATGGTGAAGACCCGGGAGTATTTCGGCAGTGGAGCGTCGGCACATAGGAGGGTCCTGGTTTCACAGGACGTGGTCCAGGCGCTGGCCGCGGAGAAGGTGAGGGGAGCGTCGGTGCGGCCGATAGCCGTGCGTCTGGATCGCGGATGATGCTGCTCGACAAGGCACTCAATGGCCTCCCCGCAGCGGCTCACTCGTCCGGTGTCTCTCTCCGGGCCCCACGCGCCAGTTGCGAGGCGTACAGGCGCGAGAGGAAGTCGTAGAAGACGAGCTCCTCCCGCGCCCCCGCCGCGCGCAGGAGTCGATTCGTCTGCATATGGGCGAAGGCTGCCGCCAACTCGGGAAGGCGCACGCCCAACCGGCCCGAAGTCTCCGCCTCGCGGAGCGCCGCCGCGATGGGGGCCATCCGCTCGGAGCGGTGGCGGAGGATGTCCATCGCGGGCGTGAGCGGATGCCTCTCGAGGGGCCCGGGCGTGAAGAGGCGCTCGAGCTCCGTGCGCTCCTGTCGGTAGCGGGCGCCGAGCTGGTGCTCCAGTGCGGCCTTGGGACGGAGCTGCCGCCAGAGGCCCTCCCGGAGCTTCCGGGCCAGTTCGCCGCGTGCGGCCATGTCGAGCCCGAGCGACTCCCAGAGCGCATCAATGGCTCTCAACGCGAGCCGCCAGCGCCATGGTGAGCTCACGGCTCCTCCCAGGCTGGAGAGGAGCGCCAGCACCGCCTCGCTGTCGAGCTGGAAGAGCTGCTCGGCGAGGAGGATGCCCGTCTCGCCGCCGTAGCGCTCCACCTCACGCTGGTAGGTATCGAGCTGGACGCGCCAGAGCCGGCCATCGGCGAGCAGTGGCGCGGTGGCCTCGTGGAGCGCGGGAAGCACCTCGCCCAGGAGCCGCCGGGGCTCTCCGTGGAAGCGCAGGCGCAGGTGCCACTCAGGGTCCCTGTAACGGATGAAGAACCAGCCATCGGCCGCGCCTGAGCCCAGGACGTCCTCCACCAGCGGCGCCACCACGGTGCGAAGGACGCGATCCGCGGTGACCGGGCCGCAGGAGAGCTTCACATAGAGCCACTCCGAGCCGGGAGGAAACAGGCGCGGGAGGCTGGGCGCGGGAACCCGCGCCGAAACCGGCACCTCGCGAGCGGTCCGGGCGGGCTCCGGCGTGCGGACGAACGGAATGACCAGCTCGTGGACGAAGCGTCCTTCCGGCCCCTGCACGGGGAGCGCATCCGGTCCGGGGAACAGCTCGACCAGCCGTGCCTGGCTCAACCCCCTGGCCCGCTGGGCGAACGCCTCGATGCTCAGGAGATTGTCGAGATCGACGGGAAGGCGCTGGTCGTTCTCCTCGAGGGCGACGTACCGGGGGAGCCGCAGCTGCTGGCGCAGCGCCTGGACGGCTCGGAAGAGGGGCTCGCCGCTCGTGGAGCCCAGCATGCGCAGCGTCTGCTCCGGCAGCCACCAGCGCGCCAGGGAGAGCACGAGCCGCCCCGAGACGACCCTTGGCAGGTAGGGCGCGCCCTCCAACGGTCCCCAGCGCCAGCGGAGGTTCGCGGCCACACCCTGTCCCTGCAGCGCGCCCAGGAACCGGTAGACCGGGAGGCCTCGTTTGACGTTGTGCGTGGTGGTGAGGCGCGGGAGGACTTCGCGGCCGAGCCTCGCGGAACGGAGGACCACCCGCTCACCCACCACGGACACGAGCAACTCGCTGAGCGGAATCCGCTGCTCCTCTGGCGCACCGGAGCGGCCGAGGAACGGAATCTCGTGTTCGCGCAGCAGGGGCCGGAGCAGGACGTTGCCCACGTGTCCCTCCGGGAGGTGGGCGAGCTCCGCGTGAAGGGCCTCGGGATGGTGGGCCTCCTCGGCCCGGAGCAGCGCCCGGACGTGGTCGGCTAGGCCCGCATCGGCATGGCAGAAGCGGGCGAGCACGTTGGCTCCCGAGGGACCGTTCACCGAGTGCACGCAGAGGCGGAACTCCCCTCCATCCACCGCGGCCTCGGAGGCGGCGGCGAGCGTGGCCACCATGGAGAAGGCCGCCGGCAGCGGCAGCCGCCCCTTCTGCTCCAGGACCTGGAGGTCCTCGGGTTCCAGCACCAGCTCGGACGCGCCCGAGCGCAGGACGTCATGCAACTTGCGCTGGAGGAAGGTGTGGCGCTCCTCCCAGGGCGTGGTGGGGCTCTCCTCCTCCCCGTCGAGCTCCAACCCCGACAACAGTGGCGCGGCCTCGAGGGCCGGGGCCTCTCCATCGTCTGGGAAGCCAATGCCGGACTCCGCGTCGAGCACCTCCAGGAGGGGCACCTCGCGCCGCTCGTAGCGCTCGCGAAAGGCCGTGCGAAAGCGCCGCAGGGCATCGTCCTGGCGCGGGGAGATGCGGTGCAGGAGCTCGACGGCCGCGAGCGCCTCCTCGAGGACGCCCGGGCCCAGCCGCGCCTCCCGCACCGGCTTCATCAGGTCCACCTGGAACACGGGCTGCCCGCCCGTGGGCACCGGCAGGGCTTCCAGC encodes:
- a CDS encoding lantibiotic dehydratase; this encodes MRNASACARPAGFFVLRTPLLPFDELVRWGEALSGVTALAEPERLGDALAADRALLRARLAALVDRPEVREALFIASPGLEAHLARWREAADSRSGLQVERALVRYVQRMAARATPFGLFSGSSSGRLGADTRLSLAGHADYQRRTRLDMGLLVVLSESLAREPAQRERLTWRPNSSIYRAAGQLRFSEVLPSTSGQEGRAYRATSLTPSEYLELTLEKARHGVRRGALAEALAAHDPDIDLEDAEQFIDKLIDSQVLVPDLEPPVTGIDPALALVQALRGGPPLESGTDAAAVLEETRVALEALDREGLGVPPVRYHAATRPLEALPVPTGGQPVFQVDLMKPVREARLGPGVLEEALAAVELLHRISPRQDDALRRFRTAFRERYERREVPLLEVLDAESGIGFPDDGEAPALEAAPLLSGLELDGEEESPTTPWEERHTFLQRKLHDVLRSGASELVLEPEDLQVLEQKGRLPLPAAFSMVATLAAASEAAVDGGEFRLCVHSVNGPSGANVLARFCHADAGLADHVRALLRAEEAHHPEALHAELAHLPEGHVGNVLLRPLLREHEIPFLGRSGAPEEQRIPLSELLVSVVGERVVLRSARLGREVLPRLTTTHNVKRGLPVYRFLGALQGQGVAANLRWRWGPLEGAPYLPRVVSGRLVLSLARWWLPEQTLRMLGSTSGEPLFRAVQALRQQLRLPRYVALEENDQRLPVDLDNLLSIEAFAQRARGLSQARLVELFPGPDALPVQGPEGRFVHELVIPFVRTPEPARTAREVPVSARVPAPSLPRLFPPGSEWLYVKLSCGPVTADRVLRTVVAPLVEDVLGSGAADGWFFIRYRDPEWHLRLRFHGEPRRLLGEVLPALHEATAPLLADGRLWRVQLDTYQREVERYGGETGILLAEQLFQLDSEAVLALLSSLGGAVSSPWRWRLALRAIDALWESLGLDMAARGELARKLREGLWRQLRPKAALEHQLGARYRQERTELERLFTPGPLERHPLTPAMDILRHRSERMAPIAAALREAETSGRLGVRLPELAAAFAHMQTNRLLRAAGAREELVFYDFLSRLYASQLARGARRETPDE